In Brettanomyces nanus chromosome 3, complete sequence, a single genomic region encodes these proteins:
- a CDS encoding uncharacterized protein (EggNog:ENOG41): protein MPPRPKVAESEIHEKFIKGGSGNGGQKINKTNSKVQLTHIPTGMVVTSQATRSRDQNRKIAREILAMKLDEIENGSHSRAQLLLARKQMVKRRAKRKTKAKYKKLDEKKAEENTEKRKQNEPSDRIKDEDEEIIVVK, encoded by the coding sequence ATGCCTCCAAGACCCAAAGTTGCAGAATCAGAGATCCATGAGAAGTTCATTAAAGGAGGATCGGGTAATGGCGGTCAAAAAATCAACAAGACCAACTCAAAGGTCCAACTAACCCATATTCCAACCGGCATGGTGGTAACCAGCCAGGCTACCAGGTCACGAGACCAAAACCGTAAGATTGCACGTGAAATATTGGCCATGAAGCTCGATGAGATCGAAAATGGCAGTCACAGTAGAGCCCAATTATTATTGGCCAGAAAGCAgatggtgaaaagaagagctAAAAGGAAGACCAAGGCCAAATATAAGAAGCtagatgaaaagaaagccgAGGAGAATACCGAAAAACGGAAGCAGAACGAGCCATCCGATCGCATCAAagacgaagacgaagaaatCATCGTAGTTAAATGA
- a CDS encoding uncharacterized protein (BUSCO:EOG09341XKX~EggNog:ENOG41) has protein sequence MGAIVSLPVTMAGNWLAACLGASCCSCCMNSKMNPLSQTFRSSVATRVMYAVIFCFNSIFSWLSMSHQFIDIMNKISVGPFKSATAYCREEGCTGFANVQRMNLSLGLLHLILAGVMMGVKSTSNPRSTLQNGYWMAKLMVLATFITVSYLIPDRFFVFWGNYLSIFFGTFFLGIGLILLVDFAHEWAETCLEKIDEGEIYLDAGNDDDDDDSDGVTCFQGARFWRGLLVGGTLSMYAGAILMTVVMYHYFSHNGCGMNTSFISVNLALVLLVTGISVTPVVQEYNPNAGLAQASMCCVYCTYLVFSACLSEPDDKLCNPLIRSSGTRTLTTIVGALFTFVAIAYTTTRAAGNSTFNHGNINPNYISGGNYDSVMDVITQEPRAHNAMRIDAIRQAVNEGSLPESALTDPIYYEGEDTEAAAGSGTGDNNNSMKYNYVLFHVIFFLATQYIAALLTINVESDSSKGFVPVGRTYFNTWLKVVSSWVCYLLYSWTLIAPVLFPDRFL, from the coding sequence ATGGGTGCTATTGTTTCTCTACCTGTTACTATGGCAGGCAACTGGCTTGCTGCATGTCTTGGAGCGTCGTGCTGCTCTTGTTGTATGAACTCCAAAATGAATCCGTTATCACAGACGTTTAGGTCGTCTGTAGCAACAAGAGTCATGTATGCGGTAATATTCTGCTTCAATTCCATCTTCTCGTGGCTCTCCATGAGTCATCAGTTCATAGATATCATGAATAAGATATCTGTAGGCCCTTTCAAGTCAGCCACTGCGTACTGTCGTGAAGAAGGGTGTACAGGTTTTGCCAATGTACAGAGAATGAATTTATCACTTGGTCTATTACATTTAATTCTAGCCGGAGTTATGATGGGTGTTAAATCTACTTCTAATCCTCGTTCGACGTTACAGAATGGATACTGGATGGCGAAATTGATGGTGTTGGCGACGTTTATAACCGTAAGTTATCTGATTCCGGACAGATTCTTTGTGTTCTGGGGTAACTATCTGtccatcttctttggtACCTTTTTCTTGGGTATTGGACTTATCTTATTGGTTGATTTTGCTCATGAGTGGGCAGAAACTTGTCTTGAGAAAATCGATGAGGGTGAAATTTACTTAGATGCTggaaatgatgatgatgatgatgatagtgaTGGGGTTACTTGTTTCCAAGGGGCCCGTTTCTGGCGTGGCCTTCTAGTGGGTGGTACCTTGTCGATGTATGCCGGTGCCATCCTCATGACGGTTGTCATGTATCACTACTTCTCGCATAATGGCTGTGGTATGAACACCTCTTTTATCAGTGTCAATTTAGCTCTGGTCCTTCTAGTAACAGGTATTTCTGTCACACCGGTTGTTCAAGAGTACAACCCAAATGCTGGTCTCGCCCAGGCGTCGATGTGCTGTGTGTATTGTACCTATTTGGTGTTTAGTGCTTGTCTTAGTGAACCCGATGACAAGCTCTGTAATCCTCTTATCAGATCATCGGGTACCAGAACTCTGACCACTATAGTGGGTGCGTTGTTTACATTTGTTGCCATAGCTTATACGACAACGAGGGCAGCAGGAAACTCGACCTTCAATCACGGGAACATTAATCCGAACTATATATCGGGGGGAAATTACGATTCGGTGATGGATGTGATTACTCAGGAACCAAGAGCACATAATGCGATGCGAATAGACGCCATTAGACAGGCAGTTAATGAGGGCTCTCTCCCGGAGAGTGCACTTACAGATCCTATTTATTACGAAGGTGAAGACACGGAAGCGGCTGCAGGGTCCGGAACTGGTGACAATAACAATTCAATGAAGTACAACTACGTGTTATTCCACGTGATCTTTTTCCTCGCTACACAATACATTGCAGCTCTTCTTACGATAAACGTGGAATCGGACTCCTCTAAAGGATTTGTTCCAGTGGGGAGAACATATTTCAACACTTGGTTAAAGGTGGTTAGTTCCTGGGTCTGCTATCTTCTGTATTCATGGACACTCATAGCTCCAGTATTATTCCCAGATCGATTTCTATGA
- a CDS encoding uncharacterized protein (EggNog:ENOG41), translating into MTVPVYYVGVDVGTGSARAALVDQKGAILGLAEKPISLGELKENYITQSSTEIWDAICYCVKATIAESKVDPSSILGIGIDATCSLVSIKESDDSPMGVGPDFTDNLQNIILWMDHRAEEEVAMINQTGDVSLKYVGGGFSIEMEIVKMTWLKNHMPKGADGESTFSDCKFYDLGDYLTHKATGEETRSFCSCVCKQGMVPQGISSDRNGWSKEFLSRIGVPELAEDNFRRLGGLPGVTGKYTTTGETVGPLTAAAAKELGLTTKCYVGSGVIDAYAGWIGTVACNTEVPIPSLQLQDQNKEGIAKANGRLAAIAGTSTCHICLDEKAIFVPGVWGPYRDVIGKGFWCAEGGQSCTGALLAHVLTSHPAYNKLVEAAKNAGVSKFDYLNRRLQELKGARGERSIISLGKNLFFYGDFHGNRSPIADPHMKASIIGQSMDVSLDSLAIEYLGACEFIAQQTRQIVERMEESGYKIQAIYMSGGQCRNELLMRLLADCTNMPIVTPKYIDASVVFGAAMLGAVAAEDALIDQGERKKTSESVSDRLWRIMCELSASGKVVFPRSDSEPDRKLLSVKYKIFLDQIRTQQEYRKMVANTEDAISNYLKI; encoded by the coding sequence ATGACTGTTCCTGTCTACTACGTCGGTGTTGACGTTGGTACTGGATCTGCCCGTGCTGCCCTTGTGGACCAAAAAGGTGCTATTCTTGGTCTTGCCGAAAAACCAATCTCCTTGGGAGAACTAAAAGAGAATTACATCACTCAATCTTCTACTGAGATTTGGGATGCCATTTGCTACTGTGTCAAAGCTACCATTGCCGAGTCCAAAGTTGATCCTTCATCTATTTTGGGTATTGGTATTGATGCAACCTGTTCTCTTGTGTCTATTAAGGAGTCTGACGATTCGCCTATGGGTGTTGGTCCGGACTTTACAGATAATTTACAGAATATTATCTTGTGGATGGACCATagagctgaagaagaagttgcGATGATCAACCAAACCGGTgatgtttctttgaaatATGTTGGTGGAGGCTTCTCTATTGAAATGGAAATTGTTAAGATGACCTGGTTGAAAAACCATATGCCTAAGGGTGCTGACGGAGAGTCCACCTTTTCTGACTGTAAATTCTATGACTTGGGTGACTATTTGACTCATAAAGCTACCGGCGAAGAGACCAGATCGTTCTGTTCCTGTGTCTGTAAGCAAGGTATGGTTCCTCAGGGAATTTCTTCGGACAGAAATGGATGGTCCAAGGAATTTCTATCTAGGATTGGTGTTCCTGAGTTGGCCGAAGACAACTTTAGAAGATTGGGTGGTCTTCCTGGTGTTACTGGTAAATATACCACTACAGGTGAAACTGTCGGTCCTTTGacagctgctgctgccaaGGAGTTGGGTCTTACCACGAAATGTTACGTTGGTTCCGGTGTCATCGATGCATATGCCGGTTGGATTGGTACTGTCGCTTGCAATACTGAGGTTCCTATTCCAAGTCTTCAATTGCAAGACCAGAATAAGGAAGGTATTGCTAAGGCCAATGGACGTCTTGCAGCCATTGCTGGTACTTCAACCTGTCACATCTGTTTAGATGAAAAGGCAATATTTGTGCCTGGTGTCTGGGGTCCTTACAGAGATGTTATTGGTAAAGGTTTCTGGTGTGCAGAAGGTGGTCAGTCTTGTACTGGTGCTTTATTGGCTCACGTTTTAACCTCTCATCCTGCTTATAATAAGTTGGTTGAGGCCGCCAAAAATGCCGGTGTCTCCAAATTTGACTACTTGAACCGGAGATTGCAGGAGTTGAAAGGAGcaagaggagaaagatcCATTATCTCTTTGGGAAAGAACTTGTTCTTTTACGGAGATTTCCATGGCAACAGATCGCCAATTGCCGATCCTCACATGAAGGCTTCTATTATTGGTCAATCCATGGATGTTTCTTTGGACTCTTTGGCCATTGAATATCTTGGTGCATGTGAATTTATTGCTCAGCAGACTAGACAGATTGTCGAGAGAATGGAAGAATCTGGCTACAAGATTCAGGCTATTTACATGAGTGGAGGTCAATGCCGTAATGAATTATTGATGCGTTTGCTTGCAGACTGTACCAATATGCCTATTGTTACACCAAAGTATATCGATGCTTCCGTTGTGTTCGGTGCCGCCATGCTTGGTGCCGTTGCTGCTGAGGATGCCTTGATCGACCAGGgtgagagaaaaaagaccTCTGAAAGTGTCAGTGATAGGCTTTGGAGAATTATGTGTGAGCTATCGGCTAGCGGTAAAGTGGTCTTCCCTAGAAGTGATTCTGAACCTGATAGAAAATTGTTGAGTGTCAAGTACAAAATCTTCCTCGACCAGATTAGAACCCAACAGGAATACCGTAAGATGGTGGCCAATACTGAGGATGCTATTTCCAACTACTTGAAGATTTAA
- the RFC3 gene encoding Subunit of heteropentameric Replication factor C (RF-C), with product MTNSLHENLPWVEKYRPQNLDQVYGQQEVVQTIRKLAKDGRIPHMLFYGPPGSGKTSTVIALAREIYGKNYKNMVLELNASDDRGIDVVRDRIKSFASTRQIFSSGFKLIILDEADAMTSTAQNALRRIIEKYTKNTRFCILANYAHKMNPALMSRCTRFRFAPLADSAVGKGIHVVVKEEKLNLPEETEKCLIPLSRGDMRKAFNVLQACAAALDEEGDPITIDMIYECVGAAKPKSIETVLDAIMKNDWTDAYGTMDKVRKAEGLALIDLIEGFVEVLDKYQLKPSTRTSILEGLGDIEYGISKGGSDKIQSTAVIGCIKSSLENEQ from the coding sequence ATGACGAATTCTCTACATGAAAATCTTCCTTGGGTGGAGAAATATAGACCACAGAACTTGGATCAGGTTTATGGGCAACAGGAAGTTGTTCAAACAATTCGAAAACTTGCCAAGGATGGACGTATTCCGCATATGCTATTCTACGGACCTCCAGGAAGTGGCAAGACATCCACGGTGATTGCATTGGCAAGAGAAATATACGGGAAAAATTATAAAAATATGGTGTTGGAGTTAAATGCCTCAGATGATCGAGGAATTGACGTTGTAAGAGACAGGATCAAGAGTTTTGCAAGTACTAGACAGATCTTCAGCTCTGGATTCAAGTTGATTATCTTGGATGAGGCAGATGCGATGACTAGCACGGCTCAGAATGCGTTGAGACGAATTATTGAGAAGTACACTAAAAATACAAGGTTCTGCATTTTGGCCAATTATGCACACAAAATGAATCCTGCATTAATGTCCAGATGTACGAGGTTTCGGTTTGCTCCGTTAGCAGATTCGGCCGTGGGGAAGGGAATTCATGTGGTGgtgaaggaagagaagttgaatctaCCggaagaaacagagaaaTGTCTCATTCCTTTGAGTAGAGGCGATATGAGAAAGGCGTTTAatgttcttcaagcttgTGCTGCAGCCCTTGATGAGGAAGGTGATCCCATAACGATAGATATGATCTATGAATGTGTAGGAGCCGCCAAACCCAAATCTATAGAGACTGTTTTGGATGCTATTATGAAAAACGATTGGACTGATGCCTATGGTACGATGGATAAGGTGAGGAAAGCCGAAGGATTGGCATTAATAGATCTCATAGAAGGATTCGTTGAGGTGCTGGACAAATATCAGCTTAAACCATCTACGAGGACGAGTATATTGGAGGGATTGGGAGATATTGAATACGGAATATCCAAAGGTGGTAGTGATAAGATCCAAAGTACTGCGGTGATAGGATGCATCAAGAGTTCTTTAGAAAATGAGCAGTAG
- a CDS encoding uncharacterized protein (BUSCO:EOG09343NCK), which produces MFKQLAKFSTSARSLARSRKQYRISPHIKLRPPIVPSIDNIEIKEDHALWQFFEDKSFVRTPEQITFTGRAWTVQELRRKSFEDLHSLWYVCLKERNKLYRESHVYDQIESLRSQEFEGLSEQIRQTMIHIRQVITEREMAVRNAQAEFEVIGDEYLDEFKDNYLKEENVETDEWYNKLERLQYAIFGIPDVLDTSLIVDVKFLEGVRYIGQLKYEKFASSIGREDIGKLRDIAEIYTVFEESATADGVKEACQKIDEYRESELVIPGSKEIQVVQGFIDDKIKQAESDLTEEEIKE; this is translated from the coding sequence ATGTTTAAACAGTTGGCAAAGTTCAGTACAAGTGCGAGAAGTTTGGCAAGATCCAGAAAACAATATCGGATTTCTCCACACATCAAGTTGAGACCACCTATTGTCCCTTCTATCGATAACATtgaaataaaagaagatcatGCACTATGGCAATTTTTTGAGGACAAATCGTTTGTGAGAACACCAGAACAGATAACATTTACAGGAAGAGCATGGACTGTTCAAgaattgagaagaaaatcatTTGAAGACCTCCATTCGTTATGGTACGTGTGCTTAAAGGAAAGGAATAAGCTCTATAGAGAGTCGCACGTATATGACCAGATCGAGAGTTTGAGATCACAAGAGTTTGAAGGACTCAGCGAACAGATTCGACAGACTATGATTCATATTAGACAGGTGATAACGGAGAGAGAAATGGCTGTACGCAATGCGCAGGCAGAGTTTGAAGTGATTGGTGACGAGTACTTGGATGAGTTTAAGGACAACTATTTAAAGGAGGAGAATGTCGAGACAGACGAATGGTACAATAAATTGGAGAGACTTCAGTATGCGATATTTGGAATTCCGGATGTGTTGGACACCTCATTGATTGTCGATGTGAAGTTTCTTGAAGGAGTGAGATATATTGGACAGTTGAAATATGAGAAGTTTGCAAGCAgcattggaagagaagacatTGGAAAACTAAGAGACATTGCAGAGATTTATACTGtgtttgaagaaagtgcCACTGCAGACGGAGTCAAAGAAGCATGTCAAAAGATTGACGAATATAGAGAGAGCGAGTTAGTGATTCCTGGATCCAAGGAGATCCAAGTTGTTCAAGGATTTATTGATGACAAGATCAAACAGGCCGAGAGTGACCTTACCGAGGAGGAGATCAAGGAGTAA
- a CDS encoding uncharacterized protein (EggNog:ENOG41), with translation MDQSGKLPRKNDSKDKADERNRPSEDLGGSNDYQQIEESPNMNVSYNTSTSKIYPKQTDSNSLHSPIEGHPANENLMNDEYDEAMSILTEGQLGWESEPALDSNLQASVSTVGGIDFSTNSPEFVPYANPRAHDSITYQESSNIKRRRQKQAQGELAYVASDTSIVYGRNGELSLDKNSSPPTAYSRFPAFTVQSESDLRGLQEERVGNTVKNATIATHTEQDKNNFAKLPSLVRGASLGRSMKAPLTPHLGPGFKYIRCQIELINAEENCICFPPWTPREQDDMRRIVCIIRKQTKNKVQGIFEIVPPESQQSSEECIEVSCLRCLSSKRYPSYDNEHIICQFEEEESKLDNCYYITSVEVVKIVKFLANLPHHLSKREERKESGRIRSNLTAFWLEKPINSIKLEDGVRSGKTNADFKNELAGRIIGYQTRKPRDFDRYVRILEWRTLSFALRRAMRSYYVEVKEETQ, from the coding sequence ATGGACCAATCAGGAAAGCTTCCGAGAAAGAACGATTCGAAAGATAAGGCAGATGAACGGAATCGTCCTTCCGAAGACCTGGGAGGTTCAAATGATTATCAACAGATTGAGGAATCCCCAAACATGAACGTGAGTTATAACACATCTACCAGCAAAATTTACCCCAAACAGACTGATTCCAACAGTTTACATTCTCCAATTGAGGGGCATCCGGCCAACGAGAATTTAATgaatgatgaatatgaCGAGGCAATGTCAATATTGACGGAAGGTCAATTGGGCTGGGAATCCGAGCCAGCCTTGGATTCTAATCTGCAAGCATCGGTGTCTACTGTAGGTGGAATTGATTTTAGCACAAATTCTCCGGAGTTCGTTCCGTATGCCAATCCAAGAGCACACGATTCAATTACATATCAGGAGTCTTCTAACATAAAGAGACGAAGACAAAAACAAGCACAAGGAGAGTTGGCATATGTTGCCAGCGACACATCCATCGTGtatggaagaaatggagaacTCAGCTTGGATAAGAATAGCTCACCACCTACAGCATACTCTCGTTTCCCGGCTTTTACTGTACAGTCGGAATCCGATTTGCGTGgccttcaagaagaaagagttgGAAATACTGTTAAAAATGCAACTATTGCTACACATACAGAACAGGATAAAAATAATTTTGCCAAACTTCCTTCATTGGTAAGAGGAGCGAGTTTGGGAAGGTCTATGAAAGCACCGTTGACACCACATCTAGGACCGGGCTTTAAATATATTCGATGCCAAATTGAGCTCATCaatgcagaagaaaattgCATTTGTTTTCCTCCCTGGACACCAAGAGAGCAGGATGACATGAGAAGAATTGTTTGCATTATTAGGAAGCAGACAAAGAATAAGGTGCAGGgaatctttgaaattgttCCTCCGGAGAGTCAACAATCAAGTGAAGAATGCATCGAAGTCTCCTGCTTACGGTGCCTATCCTCAAAACGTTATCCCAGCTATGATAATGAACATATAATATGccagtttgaagaagaggaatcaAAGTTAGATAACTGCTACTATATCACAAGCGTTGAAGTTGTTAAAATTGTCAAATTCTTAGCCAATCTACCTCATCATCTAAGCAAACGagaggagagaaaagagagtggAAGAATTCGATCAAATCTAACTGCTTTTTGGTTAGAGAAGCCAATCAATTCTATaaaacttgaagatggtgTTCGAAGCGGTAAAACTAATGCTGACTTTAAAAATGAGTTGGCCGGGAGAATCATTGGATATCAAACAAGGAAACCAAGGGATTTTGATAGGTACGTGAGGATACTAGAGTGGAGGACATTATCCTTTGCTTTAAGAAGAGCCATGAGAAGTTACTATGTAGAAGTGAAAGAGGAAACTCAATAA
- a CDS encoding uncharacterized protein (EggNog:ENOG41), with protein sequence MVKARSLSPAERNRHNINRINSGSNGIQEKKSRSGSRGRSHDRNQGSSRTEILGDSSSEDNLLMTTHSPSWQRDFIRDKSPRRRGEYSSLIGGSRSRDLTPARSARSAVISGRPITIAEGEELDQSEPLILPVFSASSTNLRVPDESQANVVPYPAEEIDTYALPDGQRQRIHEEIEDDFDKEFDRDISSNLGNRVPHKASIRRKIGVDDNETDDENSASSQGSLLDATISNNGGDPFTETYQLEDLQPHESSQEDSSHPKPRNFVDLENQKKNSNLADQQPMKEAKDLVDQYIGRGRSRYRDGSHSLLVSEPGDESVPEDGITGLPRKVRSGVTSNLMRLNEPDDDYEDYSGSEFSEPIANKHDKSHSHQLHHPFNKIKPFSSSTSSLQPIFSKKNHRKVKSSFDMPSFSRTPSTFDHNGQRSHSADRMAKMFDLRHRFKRKLGRDTRARITVHIADILQRQRFLLTLCKAFMGYDPSTKTSDVKVVRVSQGFNLAKLDDAHEIYKSVVHDRMGVEEASQKLDQLLNIKSPFNRFWLIVFYGLSSSFIIIWFDGSFRDMAPSFVMGCIVGFFQLVIAPTSSLYSSVFEVASSILLSFIGRAIGSINHGKLFCFSAIVQSGLAMILPGYTILSGALEIQSRSIVSGTVRMFYAIIFSMFLGFGMTLGSALYGWMDKNAIDTTTCNAGSVLHPAWNFLFIPAFTVFATLGVEARFSQLPVMVIIACGGYAVDYFSAKHFGITQFSAALGAFTVGLLSNLYSRFGMPFRRLGYCSSAFTSMYPGIIDLVPGSIASRNVLAAGLNQLKSVQANTTTSILDSSTLTFGITMIEVSIGISVGLFLSAIFVYPFGKERTGIFSL encoded by the exons ATGGTTAAAGCACGTTCTTTGTCTCCTGCTGAAAGGAATCGCCATAATATCAATCGGATAAACAGTGGGTCGAATGGtattcaagaaaaaaagtcAAGGTCCGGATCTCGAGGAAGATCTCACGACAGGAATCAAGGTTCCAGTCGAACCGAGATATTGGGAGATAGCTCTTCGGAAGATAATTTACTAATGACAACACACTCACCATCGTGGCAAAGAGATTTTATCAGAGATAAATCTCCTCGGAGAAGAGGTGAATACTCATCTCTCATTGGTGGGAGTAGGAGTCGAGATCTTACACCAGCCAGATCTGCCAGATCTGCAGTAATATCGGGAAGGCCAATAACAATtgcagaaggtgaagaactGGACCAAAGTGAGCCGCTCATTTTGCCTGTTTTCAGCGCCAGTTCCACAAATTTGAGAGTTCCCGATGAATCACAGGCCAACGTAGTTCCATATCCGGCCGAAGAGATTGACACCTATGCTTTACCGGATGGTCAAAGGCAGAGAAttcatgaagaaattgaagatgattttgataaGGAATTCGATCGGGATATTAGCTCTAATTTAGGAAATCGGGTTCCTCATAAAGCATCGATACGAAGGAAGATTGGAGTTGACGACAATGAAACTGACGACGAAAATAGTGCCAGCTCCCAAGGATCCCTGTTAGATGCCACCATAAGTAACAATGGTGGCGACCCTTTTACTGAGACTTATCAGTTGGAAGATCTTCAGCCACATGAATCTTCTCAGGAAGATTCCAGTCATCCAAAGCCTCGCAACTTTGTTGATCTAgagaatcagaagaagaattcgAATCTAGCAGATCAGCAGCCTATgaaagaagccaaagatCTTGTCGATCAGTATATCGGTCGAGGTAGGAGTAGATATAGAGATGGATCTCATAGCTTGTTGGTTTCTGAACCAGGAGACGAGAGCGTTCCTGAAGATGGTATAACAGGGTTACCTCGAAAGGTGAGATCAGGGGTTACGTCCAATCTAATGAGGCTCAATGAACCTGATGATGACTATGAAGATTACAGCGGCAGTGAATTTTCTGAACCGATAGCTAATAAGCATGATAAGAGCCACAGccatcaacttcatcatcctttcaataagatcaagccattttcttcctccacttCGAGTCTTCAACCgattttctccaagaaaAATCATAGAAAAGTGAAATCCAGCTTTGATATGCCGTCGTTCAGTCGTACTCCATCTACCTTTGACCATAACGGACAGCGAAGTCATAGTGCGGATCGAATGGCCAAGATGTTTGATCTCAGACATCggttcaaaagaaaactaGGTCGTGATACTAGAGCCAGGATTACTGTCCACATTGCAGACATTTTACAAAGACAACGATTTCTTTTGACACTATGTAAAGCTTTTATGGGCTATG ATCCTTCCACTAAAACTTCTGATGTTAAAGTCGTCAGAGTATCTCAAGGTTTCAATCTTGCTAAGCTCGACGATGCCCATGAAATTTACAAATCTGTGGTTCATGATAGGATGGGAGTCGAAGAAGCTTCCCAGAAGTTGGATCAACTTCTGAACATAAAGTCACCTTTTAATCGTTTCTGGCTGATTGTTTTCTACGGTCTATCCAGCAgttttattattatttgGTTTGATGGCTCCTTTAGAGATATGGCTCCCAGCTTTGTTATGGGATGTATTGTTGGATTTTTCCAGCTTGTTATTGCCCCAACATCATCCCTTTATTCTTCTGTCTTTGAAGTTGCAAGCTCCATCTTGCTTAGTTTTATAGGAAGAGCTATTGGTTCTATAAATCACGGTAAGCTCTTTTGCTTCAGTGCCATAGTTCAGAGTGGTTTGGCCATGATTCTTCCTGGTTACACTATTCTTTCTGGTGCACTCGAGATTCAGAGTCGATCCATCGTCTCTGGAACCGTGAGAATGTTTTACGCaatcatcttttccatgTTTCTTGGATTTGGTATGACTTTGGGGTCTGCTCTTTACGGCTGGATGGACAAAAATGCCATCGATACAACTACCTGTAATGCGGGATCGGTTCTTCATCCCGCCTGGAACTTCTTATTCATTCCTGCATTCACTGTCTTTGCTACCCTAGGTGTCGAAGCACGTTTTTCACAGCTTCCTGTCATGGTAATCATTGCCTGCGGTGGTTATGCAGTTGACTATTTCTCTGCCAAACACTTTGGAATTACCCAGTTCAGCGCTGCCCTTGGTGCATTTACCGTCGGTTTGTTGAGTAACTTATACTCCCGATTTGGTATGCCCTTCCGTAGGCTCGGTTACTGCAGCTCTGCGTTTACTTCAATGTATCCCGGTATTATAGACTTGGTTCCCGGTAGTATTGCTTCCAGAAATGTGCTTGCTGCTGGACTAAATCAGCTTAAATCAGTTCAGGCAAACACTACTACTAGTATTTTGGATAGTAGTACGCTGACCTTCGGTATCACCATGATCGAGGTTTCCATAGGCATTTCCGTTGGTTTATTTTTAAGCGCCATTTTTGTTTATCCTTTTGGCAAGGAGAGAACTGGTATCTTTAGTTTATGA
- a CDS encoding uncharacterized protein (BUSCO:EOG09344I0I) — translation MAVSPGQSESVSPGETASTGEFVSPGESVSLGESASPEKRASPRESVDPLFHTKFYGSEGYKRIKTHFPSARIKKLMQSDEDIGKVAQATPVALGRALEMFMCTLVERSLETAQQDRMKKVNVQILKKTVETNEQFDFVVGICDKYLSKGK, via the exons ATGGCTG TGTCGCCGGGACAGTCAGAGTCTGTGTCGCCGGGAGAGACTGCGTCAACAGGGGAGTTTGTGTCACCGGGGGAATCCGTGTCGCTGGGAGAATCTGCGTCGCCGGAAAAACGCGCGTCGCCGAGAGAGTCTGTCGACCCCCTTTTCCATACAAAATTCTACGGATCAGAAGGCTACAAGCGGATAAAAACGCATTTCCCTTCTGCCAGAATTAAAAAGTTGATGcaaagtgatgaagatatcgGCAAAGTTGCTCAGGCCACTCCGGTGGCATTAGGACGAGCATTGGAGATGTTCATGTGCACGTTAGTAGagagatctttggaaaCTGCACAGCAGGATcgaatgaagaaggtgaacGTTcaaatattgaagaaaacagTGGAAACTAACGAGCAATTTGATTTTGTCGTGGGAATCTGTGATAAGTATTTGAGCAAGGGAAAATGA